A single region of the Brassica rapa cultivar Chiifu-401-42 chromosome A03, CAAS_Brap_v3.01, whole genome shotgun sequence genome encodes:
- the LOC103860742 gene encoding uncharacterized protein LOC103860742 gives MVFHVACPITCRKICDCLLGFPRNLHVKEVKDVFLNDIHSLQNFLPDPWDAGGVFKDGTVQIHVPRDVVAVGEDSEVKVEASTQGKRNVVLLKKKKVAEDSTANPDSDNLMVPVTEINGEDHDHHGASITCHMCYMFEVGKSERAKMLSCKCCGKKYHRSCLKTWTQHRDLFNWSSWACPSCRTCEGCGTSGDPKKLMFCKRCDDAYHCDCQQPRHKTVASGPYLCHKHTKCYSCGSKVPGNGQSLRWFLGHTCCDACGRLFVKGNYCPVCLKVYRDSEATPMVCCDFCQRWVHCTCDGISDERYMQFQVDGHLQYKCSTCRGESYQIKDLEDAAQEIWKRKDNDEKELIASLRASALRKTGGAPLINQPGSVQRKVAEKVVVSGEEEKPLRVVRIKSRRHQDSDNEKHSSEPNPVKAKKLVIRSIGPRKAEVTNPMSCDVSKHASKSNGKHGELESEETTSEQQRSLLGKCNEEKRVSQDEVDTCKVRGDINGGQQGELQRDSRPLLKLKIKKHNPESQEQREAPRIVYERSKSRKGHRSKRKRGSPPTAEKSGFNEDEDVSLSREESLLDASWILKKLGEDAKGKKVQIHDDSDDSWEKGVVSEVAGDGGASKLTVTLENGEVKTVELGKQGVRFIPQEQKRTRT, from the exons ATGGTCTTTCATGTAGCTTGTCCAATCACTTG CCGGAAAATTTGTGACTGCTTGTTGGGGTTTCCTCGGAATCTTCATGTCAAAGAAGTCAAGGATGTGTTCCTCAACGACATCCACTCTCTCCAAAACTTCTTGCCAGACCCCTGGGATGCTGGTGGTGTTTTCAAGGACGGTACCGTTCAGATCCACGTGCCTAGAGATGTTGTTGCGGTTGGGGAGGACTCGGAGGTGAAGGTTGAGGCATCGACGCAAGGCAAACGCAATGTGGTgctgctgaagaagaagaaggtagcTGAGGATTCTACTGCGAATCCTGACTCTGACAACTTAATG GTTCCTGTCACGGAGATCAATGGAGAAGACCATGACCATCACGGTGCAAGTATTACGTGTCACATGTGCTATATGTTTGAAGTTGGGAAGAGTGAGAGAGCAAAGATGCTTTCTTGCAAATGCTGTGGGAAGAAGTATCATAgaagctgtttgaagacttggACTCAACATAGAG ATTTATTTAATTGGAGCTCTTGGGCTTGCCCCTCTTGCCGAACCTGTGAG GGATGTGGAACTTCAGGGGATCCAAAGAAGTTGATGTTCTGCAAAAGATGTGACGATGCTTATCATTGTGATTGCCAACAACCTCGACACAAG ACTGTTGCTTCTGGACCATATCTGTGTCATAAACACACCAAATGTTACAGCTGTGGGTCTAAAGTCCCTGGGAATGGCCAGAGCTTACG GTGGTTTTTGGGCCATACTTGCTGTGATGCTTGTGGAAGACTGTTTGTTAAGGGAAACTATTGTCCTGTATGTTTGAAG GTTTACAGGGACTCGGAAGCAACACCAATGGTGTGTTGTGACTTCTGCCAGCGCTGGGTTCATTGCACCTGTGATGGAATCAG CGATGAGAGATATATGCAGTTTCAAGTGGATGGGCATCTTCAATACAAATGTTCTACTTGTCGTGGAGAAAGCTACCAG ATCAAGGATCTTGAGGATGCTGCACAGGAAATCTGGAAGCGAAAAGATAACGATGAAAAAGAGCTGATTGCTAGCCTGAGAGCTAGTGCACTAAGGAAAACTGGTGGTGCCCCTCTTATCAATCAGCCTGGTTCTGTCCAAAGAAAAGTTGCTGAAAAAGTTGTGGTCAGTGGTGAAGAAGAGAAGCCATTGAGAGTTGTCAGGATAAAAAGCAGAAGGCATCAGGATTCAGATAATGAGAAACACTCTTCAGAGCCGAACCCTGTGAAGGCAAAGAAACTGGTGATAAGAAGTATAGGCCCTCGAAAGGCAGAAGTTACAAACCCGATGAGCTGCGATGTATCAAAGCATGCCTCCAAATCCAACG GAAAGCATGGGGAATTAGAATCAGAAGAAACGACTTCAGAGCAACAACGGAGCTTGTTAGGAAAGTGTAACGAAGAAAAGAGAGTGTCTCAAGATGAGGTGGACACTTGTAAGGTTAGAGGAGATATAAATGGTGGACAACAAGGGGAGTTGCAGAGAGATTCAAGACCATTGCTGAAACTGAAAATAAAGAAGCATAATCCGGAGAGCCAAGAACAACGAGAAGCACCAAGGATTGTCTACGAGAGAAGTAAGTCTAGGAAAGGGCATAGGTCTAAGAGAAAGAGAGGATCACCTCCAACAGCTGAAAAATCAGGGTTCAACGAAGATGAAGATGTGTCACTTTCACGTGAAGAGAGTTTGTTGGATGCTAGTTGGATTCTGAAGAAATTGGGTGAGGATGCAAAAGGCAAAAAAGTTCAAATACACGATGACTCAGATGATTCATG GGAGAAAGGAGTGGTGAGTGAAGTAGCAGGAGATGGAGGGGCATCGAAGTTAACGGTGACGCTTGAGAATGGAGAAGTAAAGACAGTGGAGCTAGGAAAGCAAGGGGTTAGATTCATTCCTCAGGAGCAAAAGAGGACGAGGACGTGA
- the LOC103860744 gene encoding uncharacterized protein LOC103860744 → MLQLFFTIAFSAAPLTLYIPPIRCLTMFVETMEEMGMEGRVYSRRVFPRARIAWSRLLDCFFSSSSTRRA, encoded by the coding sequence ATGTTGCAGCTGTTTTTCACGATAGCGTTCTCGGCGGCGCCGTTAACGTTGTACATACCGCCGATAAGATGTTTGACGATGTTCGTGGAGACGATGGAGGAGATGGGAATGGAAGGTAGGGTTTATAGCAGGAGAGTCTTCCCTCGCGCCAGAATTGCTTGGTCTCGTCTTCTTGAttgcttcttctcctcttcttctacTCGCCGTGCTTAA
- the LOC103860745 gene encoding uncharacterized protein LOC103860745, whose translation MTPLLHSIKKHHLSASCIMHHPITITVYMMMRPMRVGLAMALLMTITVLTIVIAQQEDQQPPPPMLPVEEVGMCSRTFFSALVQLIPCRAAVAPFSPIPPTESCCSAVVTLGRPCLCLLANGPPLSGIDRSMALQLPQRCFANFPPCDVIN comes from the coding sequence ATGACACCACTTCTTCATAGTATAAAGAAGCATCATCTCAGTGCATCATGCATCATGCATCATCCTATCACTATTACTGTTTACATGATGATGAGACCCATGAGAGTTGGGTTAGCAATGGCACTGCTCATGACTATAACCGTTCTTACCATAGTCATAGCACAGCAAGAGGACCAGCAACCACCTCCACCGATGTTGCCAGTGGAAGAAGTGGGAATGTGCAGCAGAACATTCTTCTCGGCTCTGGTTCAGCTGATACCGTGTAGAGCAGCAGTTGCTCCTTTCAGCCCAATCCCACCAACCGAGTCGTGTTGCTCGGCGGTTGTCACACTTGGTCGTCCTTGTCTTTGCCTCCTTGCCAATGGACCTCCACTCTCAGGCATTGACCGCTCCATGGCTCTCCAGCTTCCTCAGAGATGCTTTGCTAATTTCCCTCCATGTGATGTCATTAACTAG
- the LOC103860747 gene encoding uncharacterized protein At3g52155, chloroplastic codes for MLSFQCPSPFFFSGQNRTTTTSCSTAPPRASTELTASPSSLISRRLILLRHAHSSWDHLSLKDHDRPLTKTGQADAAKVAQILSSLGWLPQLILSSDATRTKETLKSMQAQVDGFMEANVHFIPSFYSIAAMDGQTADHLQHIISKYSSPDITTVMCMGHNKGWEEAASMLSGASVKLKTCNAALLLAFGNSWDDAFAMAGPGGWKLEGIVAPDSTICV; via the exons ATGCTGAGCTTCCAGTGTCCatctcctttcttcttctccggcCAAAACCGGACCACCACCACTTCTTGCTCAACAGCTCCGCCTCGTGCATCCACCGAACTAACTGCTTCTCCTTCATCACTAATCTCTCGCCGCCTCATCCTTCTCCGTCACGCTCACAGTTCCTGGGACCATCTTTCCCTCAAAg ACCATGATCGTCCTCTAACTAAGACCGGACAAGCCGATGCTGCTAAAGTTGCTCAAATCCTCTCCTCACTTGGTTGGCTTCCCCAACTCATTCTCTCCAG CGACGCGACTCGGACTAAGGAGACGCTGAAGTCAATGCAAGCGCAAGTTGATGGCTTTATGGAGGCAAATGTACATTTCATCCCTAGCTTTTACTCCATTGCTGCTATGGACGGCCAAACCGCCGACCATCTTCAACACATCATCTCCAAATACTCATCCCCTGACATCACCACTGTCAT GTGTATGGGGCATAATAAGGGATGGGAAGAAGCAGCTTCCATGCTCTCTGGTGCTTCTGTAAAGTTGAAAACTTGCAATGCTGCTTTGCTTCTAGCTTTTGGCAACTCCTGGGATGAT GCTTTTGCTATGGCTGGACCTGGTGGATGGAAGCTTGAGGGTATTGTGGCTCCAGATAGCACCATTTGTGTCTAA
- the LOC103860746 gene encoding 3-ketoacyl-CoA synthase 15: MKKEPTTKMMNGGGGVESKPRKGLLPDYLGSVNMKYVKLGYVYLLSLSNTFCFFLPPFLLLFIFVSRFLPILAYPLFIFLLLLIYHFLTPSSSVFLLDFSCYRPPDHFKITKSDFIELAMKSNNFSETSMELQRKVLEQSGIGEESYMPRVVFKPGHKVNLRDGREEAAMVIFGAIDELLAATKINVKHIKILVLNCGVLNTTPSLSAMVINHYKLRHNTESYNLGGMGCGAGIIAVDLAKDLLNAHQGSYALVVSTEIVSFTWYSGNDVTLLPPNCSFRMGAAAVMLSSRRIDKWRSKYQLMQLVRTHKGMDDTSYKSMELREDREGKQGLYLSRDVMEVARHALRANITTLRRLEPSFQHICVLATSKKALDEIQKDLKLTEENMEASRRTLERFGNTSSSSVWYELAYLEHKGKMKRGDKVWQIGFGSGFKCNTVVWKALRNIEPSRHNNPWNL, from the exons atgaaaaaagagcCAACAACAAAGATGAtgaatggtggtggtggagttGAGTCAAAGCCACGCAAAGGCCTACTTCCTGATTACCTAGGATCTGTGAATATGAAATACGTGAAGCTTGGATACGTTTACTTGCTCTCTCTTTCCAacaccttctgcttcttcctCCCTCCTTTTCTCCTTCTCTTCATCTTTGTTTCTCGGTTCCTCCCAATCTTGGCTTACCCTTTATTtatcttcttgcttcttctcaTTTACCACTTTCTCACTCCTTCATCCTCTGTCTTCCTCCTTGATTTCTCATGTTACCGCCCGCCTGATCATTTCAAG ATCACCAAAAGCGACTTCATCGAGCTGGCAATGAAGTCTAATAACTTCAGCGAGACTTCCATGGAGCTTCAAAGAAAAGTGCTGGAGCAATCAGGCATAGGAGAGGAGAGCTACATGCCAAGAGTGGTCTTCAAGCCTGGCCACAAAGTGAATCTCCGCGATGGCCGTGAAGAAGCAGCGATGGTGATCTTCGGAGCTATCGACGAGCTTCTTGCAGCCACCAAAATCAACGTGAAACATATCAAGATCCTGGTGCTGAACTGCGGAGTCCTCAACACCACGCCTTCTCTATCGGCGATGGTGATCAACCATTACAAGCTTAGGCATAACACGGAGAGCTACAACCTCGGTGGTATGGGGTGTGGAGCCGGAATCATAGCCGTTGATTTAGCTAAAGATCTTCTGAACGCTCATCAAGGCTCATACGCTTTAGTGGTGAGCACTGAGATAGTGAGCTTCACTTGGTACTCAGGCAATGACGTCACCTTGCTCCCACCAAACTGTTCCTTCCGGATGGGAGCAGCTGCGGTCATGCTCTCTAGCAGGCGTATCGATAAATGGCGCTCCAAATATCAGCTTATGCAG CTGGTGAGAACGCATAAAGGCATGGATGACACAAGCTACAAGAGCATGGAGCTGAGAGAAGACAGAGAAGGAAAGCAAGGACTGTACCTATCTAGAGATGTAATGGAAGTAGCTCGCCACGCACTCAGAGCAAACATTACAACGCTTCGTCGTCTTGAGCCTTCTTTTCAGCATATATGCGTACTGGCAACGAGTAAGAAAGCTCTTGACGAGATTCAGAAGGATCTCAAACTGACGGAAGAGAACATGGAGGCGTCGAGGCGGACGCTGGAGCGTTTTGGGAATACGTCAAGCAGCAGCGTATGGTACGAGCTGGCTTACTTGGAACACAAGGGGAAGATGAAAAGAGGAGACAAGGTTTGGCAGATCGGTTTCGGGTCAGGGTTTAAATGCAATACTGTTGTATGGAAAGCCCTTAGAAACATTGAACCTTCAAGACACAATAACCCATGGAATCTCTGA
- the LOC103860748 gene encoding uncharacterized protein LOC103860748, giving the protein MHSLKTTCAGQIFALAKPHDSVGKKTRNRIPKEERKTLVKSFINKHQRLNNGSFPSLSLTHKEVGGSFYTIREIVREIIQENRVLGTTDLILDSKGGDDDQLQDQTLSRSTVVMDPVPPLSLSPDGLHSPSEPVEAKSPVNGGYFNCSKAGLEVNGHQLSESVGSSTDVSRTQVAASSCSEEIDTKHDDDGETICDSLDVKPQDKEVEVDNKDIELHFVELEGKNLLNNNQSGKDDKAEIKDTLGTIDLLPEETVVEAFSVTSSELAKVCEAGKEIEAKVENDSSTEDLVEIPSSISAVPEEQGTEEVIVVGQMPNHVSVTIEKKVEVKAVTGNIHDTKEFRYGSLTTEQPVPTSGTESGSCKNEIARSEVTSVEKAAVEKGKVDASSSQKGNVATLNRIKPKSWKGKSNVEGHETNPLLAVLKSFLTAFVKFWSE; this is encoded by the exons ATGCACTCTTTAAAGACTACTTGCGCTGGGCAGATATTTGCTCTCGCCAAGCCACATGACTCTGTAGGCAAGAAGACTCGTAATCGGATTCCCAAAGAGGAGAGGAAGACACTGGTCAAATCTTTCATCAACAA GCATCAAAGGCTAAACAATGGGAGCTTTCCTTCACTTAGCCTCACTCACAAGGAGGTTGGTGGCTCTTTCTACACCATTAGAGAGATTGTCAGAGAGATCATCCAAGAAAATAGAGTCCTTGGTACTACTGACTTGATTCTTGACAGCAAAGGCGGTGATGATGACCAGTTGCAAGATCAAACTCTTTCAAGATCCACTGTCGTGATGGATCCTGTGCCCCCTCTATCTTTGTCTCCAGATGGATTACATTCTCCATCCGAGCCTGTGGAGGCTAAGTCACCTGTAAACGGTGGATACTTTAACTGTAGCAAGGCTGGCCTGGAAGTTAATGGACATCAACTTTCCGAATCGGTGGGCTCTTCTACTGACGTATCCAGGACTCAGGTAGCAGCATCATCTTGCAGTGAAGAGATTGATACCAAGCATGATGATGATGGGGAGACAATATGTGATAGTCTTGACGTCAAACCCCAGGATAAAGAAGTCGAGGTGGATAACAAAGACATAGAGTTACATTTCGTTGAACTAGAAGGCAAAAACCTTTTGAACAATAACCAAAGTGGGAAAGATGATAAAGCAGAAATCAAGGATACATTAGGCACAATTGATTTGTTGCCAGAGGAAACAGTTGTTGAGGCATTCTCAGTAACTTCTAGTGAGTTGGCTAAAGTTTGTGAGGCTGGGAAAGAAATTGAGGCAAAGGTGGAAAATGATAGCAGCACTGAAGATCTTGTAGAGATTCCTTCATCCATTTCTGCTGTACCTGAAGAACAAGGGACTGAAGAAGTCATTGTTGTTGGTCAAATGCCAAATCATGTCTCTGTCACTATAGAAAAGAAAGTTGAAGTGAAAGCTGTGACTGGCAACATCCATGACACTAAGGAATTTCGTTATGGAAGTTTAACAACTGAACAGCCAGTGCCAACATCTGGTACTGAG TCTGGAAGTTGTAAGAACGAGATAGCAAGGAGTGAAGTCACAAGCGTAGAGAAGGCAGCCGTGGAAAAAGGGAAAGTCGATGCTTCGAGCTCTCAGAAAGGAAACGTTGCAACGTTAAACCGAATTAAACC TAAATCGTGGAAAGGAAAATCTAATGTGGAAGGACATGAAACAAACCCCCTTTTGGCAGTTCTGAAATCGTTTTTGACAGCCTTTGTGAAGTTCTGGTCCgagtaa